The region CGGCGGTCCCGCGCGCGCGGGACCCGTGGGCCGGGCTGGGAGGTGAGGCCTAGGCGTGCCTCGGCGCTAGCCGAGCTCGACGCCGTACGCGATCACCTGGGCGCGCGACCGGGCGGCGACGATCGTCGTCTCGGCCGTGAGCGTGGGCGTCGCGTCGACCCGGACGGCGACCGTCGGCAGCGAGATCGCGAACGGCCCGGTGATGACGGGGAGGCAGACGGGGACGATGCACTCGTTCAGCCCGACGCCGCCGCTCTCCTCGATGTCCCGGTCGTCGCACGTCGTCGGCACCTGCGGCGCGGCGGCGCCGACGCAGACGTGGTAGCCGAGGTCGTGCGTGTGGTCCGAGTCGAAGCGCACCACCGCCCCGGTGACGGTCGGCGCGGCGACGCCGTCGAGGGTCGCCGACCCGCGGGTGAACGGCTGGACGCCGGGCGCCGACGGCACCGTCGACACCACGTCCCGGACGCGCAGCCCGCCCCACTGGCGGGCGGCGAACCGCGCGGTGCCGGTGCGCGCGCCGCGCAGGTGCAGCGTCGCGGTGACGCGCGACCCGGGGTCGCCGATCAACGTGACGGCGATCGTGCCGCGCGGCAGCGGGTGGCGCGTCTCGTTGTACCGCCACGCCGCGACGGCCGGCAGGTCGACGCTCGTGCAGCTCGCGTCGCCGAACGCGCACGTCGACGGCAGGCCGACGACCTCGTTCACCCAGGTGCCGGTGCGCAGGTCGGAGACGAGGACGCCGGCGAAGCGGCTGCCGGTCGCCTTGAGGTCCGCGAAGTGGTCGTACGCGACCGACACCGGCCGGTCCACGGTCACCAGCACGCGGCCGCCGGCCGGGCCGCTGACGACGGTGGTCGCGCGGACGGGCGCCGGCATGACCGGCGTGGCCGCCGTGGCGGCCGGACCGGCGACGCCGGCGACGAGCGCGGCGGCGGCGACCAGGTGGGACGGGCGGTGACGCATCGGGCTGCTGCCCCCCTCTCCGCGCGCCCTGCTGGGGTGGCGCGCGGAGTGCGAGTATCCAGCGTCAACGGCACCGTCGTCACCCAGGGTCAGGAGGCCGCCGTGCGGGTCAGCGCCAAGGCGGAGACGTTCACCGAGTCCGTCATCCGCGAGATGACGCGGCTCTGCCTCCAGCACGACGGGATCAACCTGGCGCAGGGGTTCCCCGACTTCGCCTGCCCGCCCGAGCTCAAGGAGGCGGCGAAGGCGGCGATCGACGCCGACGTCAACCAGTACGCCATCACCTGGGGCGCCAAGCGGTTCCGCGACGCGGTTGCCGCGAAGATCGGCCGCACCTACCCCGGCTGGACCGTCGACCCCGAGCGGGAGCTCTGCGTCACCTGCGGCTCGACCGAGGCGATGATCTCCACCTGCCTCGCGCTGGTCGACCCGGGCGAGGAGGTGGTGCTGTTCGAGCCGTTCTACGAGAACTACGGCCCCGACGCGATCCTCTCCGGCGCCGTCCCGCGCTACGTCACGCTGCACGAGCCGGACTGGTCGATCGACGAGGCGGAGCTGCGGGCGGCGTTCAGCGATCGCACCCGCGCGATCGTGGTCAACACCCCGCACAACCCGACCGGCAAGGTGTTCACCCGCGCCGAGCTGGAGCTGATCGCCGAGCTCTGCCAGCGGCACGACGCGCTGGTGCTCACCGACGAGATCTACGAGCACATCCACTACCTCGGCCCCGGCGGCCACGTCCCGCCCGCGACCGTGCCCGGCCTCGAGGACCGGACGGTGACGATCAACGCCCTGTCCAAGACGTACGCGGTCACCGGCTGGCGGGTCGGCTGGACCGTCGCGCCGCCGGAGTACACGAGCGCGATCCGCAAGGTCCACGACTTCCTCACCGTCGGCGCGGCGGCGCCGTTGCAGGAGGCGGGCGCGGCGGCGATGGCGCTGCCGCCGGAGTACTACGAACGCCTCGCGGTCGACTACCGCGAACGCCGCGACCTGCTCTGCTCGGTGCTGGAGAAGGCCGGCTTCGGGTTCCGCGTCCCGGACGGCGCGTACTACGTCATGTGCTCGACGGCGGGGCTGGACCCCGACCGCGACGACGTGGCGTTCGCGCGGCGGCTGGTGACCGAGGTCGGGGTGGCGGCGGTGCCCGGGTCGAGCTTCTACGCCGACCCGGCGCAGGGGGCGGACAAGATCCGGTTCGCGTTCCCGAAGCGGCTGGAGACGCTGGAGGCGGCGGCCGAGCGGCTCGCCCGGCTGTAGCCCGGCAGCGCGCTCAGCCGGTGCCGGCGAGGCGGCGGCGGCGCGGCTGCCGGTCGTCCGGTGGCAGCCCGGCGGCGCGCGCCCGCGCGTCGCGCACCGGCGGCCCCTCCCGCACGTGCGCGGGCACGAGCAGCAGCGACCGCCGCAACGCCCGCACCGCCGCCGTCGCGGCCACGTCGCCGGCCGGCGTGGCCGGCAGCCCGTAGAGGCGGCGGGCCCAGCGCGGCAGCAGCGCGAACGCCGTCCCCGCGATCGTCGCCCAGAGCGGCTTCGCGGCGGCCAGCCAGGCGTTCGGCATCGGCGGCAGCAGCACGAACGCCGCCGCCCGCCGCGCCTCGGCCGTCGCCCGCAGCTCGGGTCGCATCGCCTCGAAGTACGCCGCCAGCTCGGCGACCGACCCCGGCACCGCCGCCGGGTCGAGGCCGACGAGCCGCGCGGCGACCCGCTGCTCGGTGACGTACCCGTCCGCCTCGGCGGCGGTGAGCGGCCCGCCCGCGCGCCGGTACGTCGACAGGAACGAGTCGACCAGGCAGCAGTGCACCCACCGCAGCAGCTCCGGGTCGGCCACCCGGTACGCCGCGCCGCTCTCCGGCTCGACGCCGTGCAGCGGCCGGTGGATGCCCCGGACGCGGGCGGCCGCGCGTTCGGCCTGGGCGGTCGTCCCGAACGACACGGTCGTGACGTAGCCGACGGTCCGCATCAGCCGGCCCCACGGGTCGTCGCGGAAGCTCGAGTGCTGCGCGACGCCCGCCATCGCGAGCGGGTGCAACGCCTGGAGGTGCAGCGCGCGCAGGCCGCCGACGCCCATCACCGGGTCGGCGTGCACCCGCCAGGTCAGGCTCGCCGGCCCGAAGAGTCCCTCGTCGCCCACCCGTCGAGCATGGCACCCGCGCCGGCCGGGCGCCGCTCGGCGCGAGCCGTAGGCTGGCGCTCTCAACACCGCCCGCACCCGAGAGGCCCGCCCGTGTCCGTCGTGAAGATCAACGTCCTGACCGTGACGCCGGAGCTGCGGGAGACGCTGGAGCAGCGGTTCGCCGCGCGGGCCGGGGCGGTCGAGGGCAGCGACGGGTTCGAGTGGTTCGAGCTGCTCCGCCCGGCCGAGGGCACCGACCGCTACCTCGTCTACACGCGCTGGCGCGACGAGGAGTCGTTCCAGGCGTGGCTGGCCGGGCAGTCGCACGGCGGCGGCGCGCCTGCCGCGCACGCGGGCGGCGGCCCCGGCGGCGAGCGCCCGCAGCCGGCCGCGAGCGGGTCGGAGCTGTGGTCGTTCGAGGTCGTGCAGTCGGCGGGGCCGCGCCAGTAGGGGCTAGGAGCGCAGGTACGACGCGCCGTTGACGTCGACGATCGTCCCGGTCGCGAACGCCGCCTCCGGCGACGCCAGGAACAGCACCGCGTGCGCGACCTCCTCCGGCCGCGCCACCCGCCCGTACGGGCTCTGCTCGCGGATCGCCGCGCCCTCCGGCCCGGCGAGGTACGGCGCCGCCATGTCGGTCTCCACGAAGCCCGGCGCGACGGTGCCGACGCTGATGCCGAACGGCGCGAGCGCGAGCGCCAGCGACTGGCCGAGGGCGTTCAGCCCGGCCTTGCTGGCGGCGTACGCCGGGTGGTCCGGCTCGCCGCGGAACGCGCCGCGCGAGGAGACGTTGACGATCGCGCCGCCGCCGCGCTCGCGCAGGTGCGGGACGGCGCACCAGCAGGCGTTGGCGGCGCCGACCAGGTTGGTGGCCAGCGTGCGCGACCAGGCGTCCTGCCACTGCTCGTACGACGCCCGCGCGACCGGGTGCGCGTCGAGGTAGACGCCGGCGTTGTTGACGAGCACGTCCAGGCCGCCGAGCGACCCGGCCGCGGTGTCGACCATCGTCCGCACCGCCGCCGCGTCGGCCAGGTCGGCCTGCACGGTGACGTGCCCCTCGCCGGACAGCGCGGTGACGGTCGCGGCGGCCTCGGCGGCGCCGGCGTTGTAGTGGACGGCGACCCGCGCGCCCGCCACCGCGAACGCCACCGCCACCGCCCGCCCGATCCCGCGCGACGCCCCGGTGACGAGCACCGACCGGCCGGCGAACGTCACGCCACGCCCCACGCGTCGAGCAGCGCGCGCGCCGTCTCGACCGGGCGTTCGGCGGCGGGGGAGTGCAGCGCGCCGGGCACGACGACGCACGGCGCGCCGAGCCGCTCGGCCATGTCCCGCTGCACGTCCACCGGCCACGCGTCGTCGTGCTCGCCGCAGAGGACGACGGTGCGGACGCCGGACGCGCGCAGCGCCGCGGTGCGGTCCGGCTCGTGCCGGACCTCGTACCCCATGACCCGCAGGCCGACGACGCTGCTGCCGACGAACCGCCGCCGCAGGAACGCCGCCAGCTCGCCGTCCGGCGCGACCGGCGACTGCGCCAGGATCGCGTCGAACACCGCCTCCGGGCCGTACGTGTCGAGCACCGGCTCCAGCGCCACCATCGCGTCCACCTGCGGCCCGGCCAGCCCGGCCGGCCCGGAGTCCATGAGCACGAGCGAGGCGAACGCCTCCGGCGCCGCGATCGCGGCCGCCCGCGCGACCAGCCCGCCGAAGCTGTGCCCGACGACGTGCGCCGGACCGTCGCCGAGCGCGGCCAGCAGCTCGACCAGCTCGGCGGCGAGCGCGTCGACGGTGTACGCGGCCTGGTCGTCCGGGCCGTGCGACTCGAACTGCCCGCGCTGGTCGTACGCGACGTAGCGCACGCCCGCCTCGGCCAGCGGCGCCGCGAGCAGCGCGAAGTCCTCCTTGCTGCCGGTGAAGCCGGGGACGAACACCGCCGTCGCCTCCGCCGCCCCCACCGGCGCCACGTCGTGCACGGCCAGGTCTCCCCGCGTCACGCGTACGTGCCGCGTGGGCAGCGGCACCAGCGTCAGTCCCATGGTCACGGGTGCATCGTAGGCAAGCGGTGCGCCGCGTTCACCGGGGGTCGACCCGGTGCCAGGCCACCTCGGCCGCGCCGCCGGCGAACGTCGCCTCCACCCACGTCCCCGCCGGCTGCCGCCGGCGGTCGGTCGGCGAGCCCGGGTTGAGCAGCCGCAGGCCGCCCGGCGTCGTGGTGTCCCACGGGATGTGGCTGTGCCCGAAGACGAGCAGGTCGGCGGTGCCGCCGTAGGTCGCGTCCATCCGCCGCTCCCGCCCGGCGGACGCGCCGGTCTCGTGCACGACGGCCACCCGAACGCCGCCGAGGTCGGCGCGCGCCACCTCGGGGAGGACCGCGCGGATGTCGGGACCGTCGTTGTTGCCGAAGACGCCGACCAGCCGTGCCCGCGCGGCGATCTCCTCGACGAGGGAGGCGGCGACCCAGTCGCCGGCGTGGATCACGACGTCAGCGGCGTCGATGGCGGCCCACAGCGCGGCCGGCAGGTCCCGCGCGCGGCGCGGGACGTGGGTGTCGGCGAGGACGACGGCGCGCACGCCGTCGTTCCTGCCCCGCGGGTCAGACCCGCGAACGCACCTCGTCCACGGACAGGTGCGGGACGTTCATGTCGGTGACGCCGTCGAGGCGGCCGCAGCCGACGCAGCGGACGGCGAGGGCGAGCCAGGTGACGGTGGTGCCGCTCTCGACGTGCAGCCCGGCCGCGAGCTCGAACATGGACTGCCCGCAGGTGAGGCAGGCGTGCATCGGCGGGTGCGTCCAGTGCTCCGCCGAGTCGAGCAGGTGGTGCACGTCGCCGCAGGCGAGGCAGCGGCGGCGCGCGACGGCGTTGGCCGGGTCGGCCTCGACGTAGAACCAGGTCATCGCGTCGTCGCCGTCGTGCACCGGGTTCAGGCAGCGGCAGAGCAGCGTGAGGTTCACCGGGGGGCAGCCCTGGAGCCCCTCGAGCCAGTGCTGGAGGTCGTCGCTGTCCTCGCCGAGCGCGTTGCCGGCCACCTTCTGCATCGTCACGCGTACAACGTCGGCCGCGCGCGGCGCGCTCTTGAGGTCAGCCCTCCGCGGGTGCGGAGCCGGCGCCGCCGCCACGGCCGCGGCCGCCCCGGCGGCGGCGCCGCCGCGTGGCCCCGTCGCCCTCGGCGGTGGCCGTCGCGGCGGGCGCGTCGGCCGTCGCGGCCTCCCCGGCCGCCCCGGCGCGGGTACGCCGCCGCGGCCGGGCGCGCGCGGGCACGCGGGCGAGCGGGT is a window of Mycobacteriales bacterium DNA encoding:
- a CDS encoding aminotransferase class I/II-fold pyridoxal phosphate-dependent enzyme translates to MRVSSVNGTVVTQGQEAAVRVSAKAETFTESVIREMTRLCLQHDGINLAQGFPDFACPPELKEAAKAAIDADVNQYAITWGAKRFRDAVAAKIGRTYPGWTVDPERELCVTCGSTEAMISTCLALVDPGEEVVLFEPFYENYGPDAILSGAVPRYVTLHEPDWSIDEAELRAAFSDRTRAIVVNTPHNPTGKVFTRAELELIAELCQRHDALVLTDEIYEHIHYLGPGGHVPPATVPGLEDRTVTINALSKTYAVTGWRVGWTVAPPEYTSAIRKVHDFLTVGAAAPLQEAGAAAMALPPEYYERLAVDYRERRDLLCSVLEKAGFGFRVPDGAYYVMCSTAGLDPDRDDVAFARRLVTEVGVAAVPGSSFYADPAQGADKIRFAFPKRLETLEAAAERLARL
- a CDS encoding oxygenase MpaB family protein, whose protein sequence is MGDEGLFGPASLTWRVHADPVMGVGGLRALHLQALHPLAMAGVAQHSSFRDDPWGRLMRTVGYVTTVSFGTTAQAERAAARVRGIHRPLHGVEPESGAAYRVADPELLRWVHCCLVDSFLSTYRRAGGPLTAAEADGYVTEQRVAARLVGLDPAAVPGSVAELAAYFEAMRPELRATAEARRAAAFVLLPPMPNAWLAAAKPLWATIAGTAFALLPRWARRLYGLPATPAGDVAATAAVRALRRSLLLVPAHVREGPPVRDARARAAGLPPDDRQPRRRRLAGTG
- a CDS encoding antibiotic biosynthesis monooxygenase; the protein is MSVVKINVLTVTPELRETLEQRFAARAGAVEGSDGFEWFELLRPAEGTDRYLVYTRWRDEESFQAWLAGQSHGGGAPAAHAGGGPGGERPQPAASGSELWSFEVVQSAGPRQ
- a CDS encoding SDR family NAD(P)-dependent oxidoreductase, translating into MTFAGRSVLVTGASRGIGRAVAVAFAVAGARVAVHYNAGAAEAAATVTALSGEGHVTVQADLADAAAVRTMVDTAAGSLGGLDVLVNNAGVYLDAHPVARASYEQWQDAWSRTLATNLVGAANACWCAVPHLRERGGGAIVNVSSRGAFRGEPDHPAYAASKAGLNALGQSLALALAPFGISVGTVAPGFVETDMAAPYLAGPEGAAIREQSPYGRVARPEEVAHAVLFLASPEAAFATGTIVDVNGASYLRS
- a CDS encoding alpha/beta hydrolase; translated protein: MGLTLVPLPTRHVRVTRGDLAVHDVAPVGAAEATAVFVPGFTGSKEDFALLAAPLAEAGVRYVAYDQRGQFESHGPDDQAAYTVDALAAELVELLAALGDGPAHVVGHSFGGLVARAAAIAAPEAFASLVLMDSGPAGLAGPQVDAMVALEPVLDTYGPEAVFDAILAQSPVAPDGELAAFLRRRFVGSSVVGLRVMGYEVRHEPDRTAALRASGVRTVVLCGEHDDAWPVDVQRDMAERLGAPCVVVPGALHSPAAERPVETARALLDAWGVA
- a CDS encoding YfcE family phosphodiesterase, which codes for MRAVVLADTHVPRRARDLPAALWAAIDAADVVIHAGDWVAASLVEEIAARARLVGVFGNNDGPDIRAVLPEVARADLGGVRVAVVHETGASAGRERRMDATYGGTADLLVFGHSHIPWDTTTPGGLRLLNPGSPTDRRRQPAGTWVEATFAGGAAEVAWHRVDPR